CTACGCTGCCGGCGCCAAGCTGTGGCGCTCGCTCGGCGAGCACTGTGCGGCGCAGGGCATCCACCATTTCGATCTCGACAGCGGCCAGCAGGGCATCGTGCATGTCATCGGCCCGGCGCTGGCACTGACCCTGCCGGGCACCACCGTGGTGTGCGGCGATTCCCACACCTGCACGCACGGCGCGCTGGGCGCGCTCGCTTTCGGCATCGGCTCCACCGAGATCCTGCACGTGCTCGCCACCCAGACCCTCGCGCAGCGCAAGCCGCGCAACATGCGCCTGCGTTTCGATGGCGTGACCGGCGCGGGCGTGACCGCGAAAGATCTCATTCTCCATGCCATCGCGCGTTTCGGTGCCGACGCCGGCAGCGATTACGCGGTGGAATACGCCGGCACCGCCATCACGCGCATGGCGATGGAAGCGCGTCTGACGCTATGCAACCTTTCGATCGAGTTCGGCGCCAAGTACGGCTTCATCGCGCCGGACGACACCTGCCTCGCGTGGCTGGCGGGCCGGCCCCATGCGCCGCGGGGCGCGGCCTTCGAACGCGCAGCCGCCGCGTGGCGAACCTTGCGCAGCGACGCTGACGCGCACTTCGACCGCGAGGAACACATCGACGCGAGCGCGGTCGCGCCGACCATCACCTGGGGCACGAGTCCCGAGCAGGCCATGCCCGTCGACGGACTCATTCCCGATCCGGCGCAGGCCGATGCGGCCTTGGCCGCCACCTGGCGCAAGGCGCTGGACTACATGGCGCTGGAAGCCGGGCGCCCCATCGCCGGCACCCCCATCGACTTCGTCTTCATCGGTTCGTGCACCAATTCGCGCCTGGACGACCTGCGCGCGGCGGCCGCCGTGATCCGGGGCCGCAAGGTCGCCGCGCGCGTGCAAGCCTGGGTGGTGCCGGGCTCGGCCGAGGTCAAGCGCGCGGCGGAAGCCGAAGGCCTGGACCATGTATTCGGCGCCGCCGGCTTTCAATGGCGCGAACCGGGCTGCAGCCTGTGCGTGGCCGCCAACGGCGAACGCGTGCCGCCCGGCGCGCGCGCGGTCTCGACCTCCAATCGCAACTTCGTCGGTCGCCAGGGCCCCGGCGCCCGCACCCACCTCGCCAGCCCGGCGATGGCGGCGGCGGCGGCGCTCGCGGGCGCGATTGTCGACGTGAGGCAAGCGCTGTGAGCGTGCCGTTCACCACCGTCGAAGGCCTCGCCATTCCGCTGCCGGTCGCCAATGTCGACACCGACACCATCATTCGCATCGAGCACCTGCTCGACAATGGCCGCGCGGCCTTGCGCGAACATGGCTTCGCCGCGCTGCGCCTGCGCGCCGACGGCAGCGAAGACCCGGCGTGCGCGCTCAACCATGCCGACCTCGCCGACGCGCCGATCCTGGTGGCCGGCCGCAACTTCGGCTGCGGCTCTTCGCGCGAGCATGCGGTGTGGGCGCTCGAGGTGCGCGGCATCCGCGTGGTGATCGCCGCGAGCTTCGGCGACATCTTCGTCAACAA
This window of the Pseudomonadota bacterium genome carries:
- the leuC gene encoding 3-isopropylmalate dehydratase large subunit, whose protein sequence is MGRGARALRRRARRRRRVNTATLFDKLWRAHVVRELGDGWALLHIDRHLLHEMSGAPALTELAQRGLRLRNPELTFATTDHILSTAPGRRGDTYAAGAKLWRSLGEHCAAQGIHHFDLDSGQQGIVHVIGPALALTLPGTTVVCGDSHTCTHGALGALAFGIGSTEILHVLATQTLAQRKPRNMRLRFDGVTGAGVTAKDLILHAIARFGADAGSDYAVEYAGTAITRMAMEARLTLCNLSIEFGAKYGFIAPDDTCLAWLAGRPHAPRGAAFERAAAAWRTLRSDADAHFDREEHIDASAVAPTITWGTSPEQAMPVDGLIPDPAQADAALAATWRKALDYMALEAGRPIAGTPIDFVFIGSCTNSRLDDLRAAAAVIRGRKVAARVQAWVVPGSAEVKRAAEAEGLDHVFGAAGFQWREPGCSLCVAANGERVPPGARAVSTSNRNFVGRQGPGARTHLASPAMAAAAALAGAIVDVRQAL
- the leuD gene encoding 3-isopropylmalate dehydratase small subunit is translated as MPFTTVEGLAIPLPVANVDTDTIIRIEHLLDNGRAALREHGFAALRLRADGSEDPACALNHADLADAPILVAGRNFGCGSSREHAVWALEVRGIRVVIAASFGDIFVNNCYQNGVLPVTLAAQEVEALLLDAHERRALTVDLDRETITTRDGRRFAFSVSPWQRQRLLAGGDDIALTLRASAAIDAWQAEDRARRPWIWPIEF